From a single Myotis daubentonii chromosome 5, mMyoDau2.1, whole genome shotgun sequence genomic region:
- the GNRH1 gene encoding progonadoliberin-1 isoform X2, whose amino-acid sequence MQGPGRDSYKKRSEENEKAQHSTPSRGSVLFFGSLLSDRMEPIPKLLAGLILLTLCVVSCSSQHWSYGLRPGGKRNAENLIDSFQERAKEVDQLAEPQHFECTLHQPPSALRELKGALESLIEEETGQKKI is encoded by the exons ATGCAGGGCCCTGGAAGAGATTCATATAAAAAAAGAAGCgaggaaaatgaaaaggcacAGCATTCAACACCCTCCAGAGGAAGCGTGCTGTTCTTTGGCTCTTTGCTCTCGGACAG AATGGAGCCAATACCAAAACTTCTAGCTGGACTTATTTTGTTGACATTGTGTGTGGTGAGCTGCTCCAGCCAGCACTGGTCCTACGGATTGCGCcctggaggaaaaagaaatgcagaaaattTGATTGACTCATTCCAAGAG AGAGCCAAAGAGGTGGATCAGCTAGCAGAGCCTCAGCACTTCGAATGCACCCTTCACCAGCCACcttctgccctcagggagctgaAAGGAGCGCTG
- the GNRH1 gene encoding progonadoliberin-1 isoform X1 has product MQGPGRDSYKKRSEENEKAQHSTPSRGSVLFFGSLLSDRMEPIPKLLAGLILLTLCVVSCSSQHWSYGLRPGGKRNAENLIDSFQENHILLLQRAKEVDQLAEPQHFECTLHQPPSALRELKGALESLIEEETGQKKI; this is encoded by the exons ATGCAGGGCCCTGGAAGAGATTCATATAAAAAAAGAAGCgaggaaaatgaaaaggcacAGCATTCAACACCCTCCAGAGGAAGCGTGCTGTTCTTTGGCTCTTTGCTCTCGGACAG AATGGAGCCAATACCAAAACTTCTAGCTGGACTTATTTTGTTGACATTGTGTGTGGTGAGCTGCTCCAGCCAGCACTGGTCCTACGGATTGCGCcctggaggaaaaagaaatgcagaaaattTGATTGACTCATTCCAAGAG AATCACATTCTTTTACTTCAGAGAGCCAAAGAGGTGGATCAGCTAGCAGAGCCTCAGCACTTCGAATGCACCCTTCACCAGCCACcttctgccctcagggagctgaAAGGAGCGCTG